The segment AACATGGCAAATGGATTGCTTTGCCCGCAAAAGGTGCAAGCGTTTTTCGGCTTTCGTTGCTCCGGGAAACCTGCCCAAGGCCCGGTGAAATTCATCTCGCTTTGCGGTGCCTGGGCAAGCCCGTGGTGCTAACAACGACCCGTAGCACTAAAGCGGACGACGTACCAAGCTCCGTCGGATTTTTGCTCCAGGAGAGCTGCTACCCTTAAAAAGCCGCTTCCGAGTTCCAGGGCAACCTGCCCAGGTTGTGGCAATAATTCGGCAGGCCATCCTCTGGGCGGTTTTTCAGGATTTATGGGGTAAATCCAGATGGCATCCATGTGGTCTATGTCCACGGGACCTGCGCGCAGCTGCTCCAGCTCCTGTGCTCCCTTCACCAGCACAAATACGGGGCGCCAAGGGTGTGCAAACTCAAGCGGGCGTACCCAAGTCACGCGTTGGGGCGTCAGGCTATCGGTGCTTGTGTCGAAAACGCAGGCGACCTGGTATAGCAAAGCTTTGGCTGCCTCGTCCTCCGGGCCTGCGGGCGGCTGGCCGCAGTTGGGACACCAATCGAGGGCATCCTCGATCCCGTCTTGGTCAGTGTCCACGCGGTTTTTGGCTAGCCCCAGCTGGGTTTCAAGCAAATCGGTGAGGCCGTCGCCATCCTGGTCCCGCTGGATTTCCTCCCAACTGACGGAGGCAATTACGTTTTCCGGAGTTTCTGCAGCTGCTTCACCGCCGTAGGCCTTGCGCCGAAGTACGATGCGAAAGCCCCCTGGAGAAGGGACAAAGGCCACCTGGCTGGCTTCTTGGAAGCTGGGTATTCCCGTAAACCAGGAGCTTATGATCCGATTTTGCTCCACCACAGCCAGCCACAGCCCCGGGGCGAGGTCGCCGTAACGATCTTCGTAAAGCACGAACTCGCGGGAGTTCCATTTGTACCTCCACTCGGTCCCGTTCTCCAAGAACCAGGGGTCCGCAGGTTGGGCCTGGGGCCATCGGGAATCGGCTGTTCGGGTCGGGCGATGGAGGAAGCGCTGCAGCGCCTGCAACGCCTCCGGCGAGCCAAACTGCGCCAAAGCCGCAAACGCTGAGAACCTAATTTCGCAAGGGATATTTTCCGTTTCCACAAGCTGCACGAGCGGGCCCACCGAGCTGGCATCACAGCCGATGCTTTGCACAGCTGCAGTTGTCAAATCGAGCAAGGCTTGATCTGTATGGGCTTCTCCGGCAAAGCCGTCCTGAAGCCAATGCAAGAGCTTTGAAGCTGCGTCCTGATCGCCCCATCTGACGAGTACCGAAGCTGCGGCGACAAAACTTACAGCGTCAGAGCTGGAAACCCTGCGGGCTTGTATATGAGGAAAGGCCTGTTTTTTGGCGCCCAGGAAAGTCCAGGTGCGAGAGTTAGAAATCCAGCTCTTGAGCGCCGGTTGGGCCTCAGGGCCAAGGGCTGAAAGGGCCTTTATTAGCTTGCGTACCCTCGGGACGGCCAGCGGCGAAAAAGGAGGGATTTGCGCCGCTTGTTCCAGCAAACGGGTGGCTTGAGCTGCCGGATCGGGGATCGCTGTGGCCACCACGGTTGGGATTCCCGTGAGGCAAAGCCGGTGGGACTGCCGCCAAATCCACTTGCCCTGGAAGGCGTAGAGCGCTTCCGCGGCAGGTACGCCTGAACCTCGAAACGTAACGTCTCCGTTGGAATTAAAAATCAAAAAAGTGTCGTTTTCTTCGTCGCCGACAACCAGGGCCACTTGGCGGGCCGTGGGATCGTAGGCGACTATCCAATCTGCAGGCGGTAGTTCTCGGCACCAGGCCCACGACTGAGTTTGCGGTTGCCAACGGCAGAGCAGGTTTTCTTCTTTTTTCTTCCAAAGTTGGTAATCTTCTCGCGCCCAAACCAAAGAAGCTTCCCAACCCTGAAGTTGGGCTATCGGCCGGAGTTCACCGTCAGGTTGCACGCGATACCATCTGGTTCCTTCCTCCATCGGTTTCTGCACGGAAAGCCAAAACTCCGAGGCGACGGGAGCTGCGCTACGGAGATGCTCGACGCCTTTTCGCCAAACTACGCTCAAGTCTTCGGCTTTCAAACGCGTAATGATCCCGGGAAAACGGTTGACCACGAGAATATCCCCGTCAAACGGGAACACTTCATTCTCTAAGCCGCTCAAACGCTGTTGGCAGCGCTCGGCTCCCGAATAGGGATCCAAGAGCTTGAGCTGTCCCATTTGCTCGAGGATAATGCCCCCGGGAACAGCAACAATCTGGGCCTCGTGCACTGGCTTTTCCCATAGCTGCACCCCATCGGCAAGGCGCAGTCCTGAAAGCCACTCACCTATCCTAACCAGGACCAGGGATTCGCCAAATAGGGCAATTTCCGGAGGAGGATCGTTCCCCTGGTGGAGAGCGGTGAGCCGCCGGACGGCACCGCTGGCGGGATCGAGGACTACCAGCTCCGAGGTGAAGGTTCTGCCTTCTGAGTCCGGGGTCCCCACGGAACAAACAAGTTGTCCCGCCCCCAGGGAACAGGACCAGATGAAGCCCGGGAGGCCATCCTCATTGGCAACTTCCCATTCCCATACCCGTGGAAGGTTCGCAGGGGCTACGTGGGAAAAGCTAGCGGGCACTGCTGTCACAATCCAGGCAGGAACGTTTGCGCTGCCGATGGAAAACAACATCAGGAACAGAAGAAACTTCGGCCCGAGAGCTCGGAGCGCGGAAATCTGGCTGGCCTCCATTGGAGATGCCCTCCTCTGCTATTTTAAGGCGCGTTCCCTCATGCGCACGTTTTAAGCCAGTGAGCGGGTCTCTTCGTCTGGCGGAGGTGATGCCGCTTTGGGTTCGAGCCGTGCTTGAGGTTGCATTTGCGTTTCACAAGCTTGACTTTGTGAAAGTGTGCGCAAAATTGCACGGGCGAGGGGAGGGGGGTGAACGCCTACATTCCGATCCTGCTTTTTGTTTTGGTGGCGGTGAGCTTTCCCATTATCACCCTGCTCATCGCCCGGGCCTTGCGCGCGGGAAAGCTGCCGGCATCCTGCGAGCTCTTGGCACGAACCCTCAGGGAAGAGCAGCTTTGGTTGAGCTGTCCGGAGTATAAAGGCACCATCACTCACGAAAGCGGCCGGTAGGTGAGGGGGCTTCCGGCCATGTGGGGGATTGAGTGTTTGCAGGTAACGTTCAGCGATAAGCAGTGAGCTAGCAGTTGTCCCACCAGAGTCGTCGCCAGCGGACGATGTACCAGCGGCCATCCGCGGCTTTCCCCATTATGGCGGCTACCCCTAGACCATCGCCCACCTGAAGCTCGATGGCCACCTCTCCCGGGTTGGGAGTCAAATCGTCGGGCCAACCCCTGGGCTTCTGGGAGGCGGTCACGAGACGGAGCCTCACGCCAGCCACCGACTCGATGCTTTCCCCGTCCGCCCCTGGCCTTCGAGTTTGCTGTTGGTCGTTGGGAATCACAAGTACCGCACGGCGGGGGTGAGAAAACTCCAACGGCTTGGTCCAAGCCACCGTCACCGGCGGCCAGATCCCCTTTGGCTCAAACATCGCAAAAAACTGGTACAACAACGCCTCGGCTGCAAAATCTTCGGCGGCGCGAGGTGGCTGCCCGCAGGTGGGACACCAATCCAACCCATCGGGTATGCCGTCGCGATCGGTGTCGGCTTGATCCGGAGAAAGACCAAGGCGGATTTCCACCAAATCCGTTAACCCATCATCATCGCGATCCTGCCGGATTTCCGCCCAACTGATGGAGAGCGTTTTGTCCACGTTTGCCTGAGGTGTCGAAGCACTCCCTGTGGTGTTGTGTTTGAGGATGATGCGGAAGCCTTCGGGTGCGATTTCAAAGTCCAACGTGTCGGTAGCCGGGTTAAAGTCGCTCAGGCCCGTGTACCAGGGTTTGGAGTGTTGCTTTGATCCAACCTCGGCAATCCATAACCCCCGCGTTGGGCCGAGATACCAGGCGGGAAACACGATGAACTCCCGCGAATTCCAGAGAATTCGCCAAGCTTCTTGCGAGGAGGGAACCTTGGGGCTGAGCGTGTTCGGTTGGAACCAGGAAGAGCCCCGGGTCGGTTCTTGTTGCTGGAGCCATCGTTGCAACCTTTCCAGGGCCGGAAGCGACCCACATTGAGCTAGGGAGGCGAAAGCTTCAACGCGGACCATCCAAGGGACTCCCTCGGCGCTCAGTAGACGGGATAAAGGTTCTATCTGCTTGCAGTCGCTGCCGGCACTGCGGAGGGCGCCCACCACCAAATCGCCAGCCCAGGAGGACCCGTCGTCGGTGTTTCGTGGTTCCTCAAACCAGTGAATGAGAAGGTCCGCAGGATGAGGATCACCCCAGGCCATGAGCGCGGTAGCGGCGGCGACAAAGCCTACGGGTCCGGAGGTGGAAAGCTTGGCCTGAACCACGGGCTTGATGTCAGGACCAAGGGCCAAAAGGGCTTTGACCAGCGGACCCACCCGCGGAACGGCTAGGGGCGAAAAATGAGGGATTTGCGCGGCCTGTTCTAAGAGTTGGGCGGCTTGGGTCTTGACGTCGTGGGGGGGAGAAGAGGCCTTGAGTGCAGCACCTGTAAGCAGGATCCGGTGCTCCTGTTGCCAGAGCCAGTGGCCCTGGAAGTGGAAAAAGGCCTTTGCATCAGGAATGCCTGAGGCCTTAGCGACCACATCACCAGCATCGTTTAAAACCAAAAGCTGGTCTTCTTCGGTAGTGGAGCCAGCCAGCGCCACTTGTTTACCGTCGAGCTGCTGCGCCAGCCATTTTCCCCTGGGCAAATCTCGGCACCAGGCCCAGGTGGCGGTTTCGGACCGCCACCGACACAACCTCGAGCCTTCTTCGCTTCCCCAAAGCTGATATTCCCCTTGGGCCCATAGCAACGAGCCATTCCAGTGGGCGAGTGCGGCGAGGGGTTCAAGGTTTCCATCGCTTTGCAGGCGGTACCAACCAGTATGGTTTTGCTTTTCCAAATAGACCCAGAGGTCTGGAGTTAAGACAACGGAATTTTTTAACTCTGGTAGTTCCAAGCGCCAGAGCGTGCGCAGGTCCTCTGCCTTTAGGCGAACCACAAAAGGCAAAACCGGCGGTAGGGCCTCTTCAAAACCAAAGCTCACTACCACCATGTCCCCGTCCCACGGCCTGAGCGTATCCACGAAGTTCTCAAAGGACCGGGAAGAGCGCACGGCACCGGAGAAGGGGTCTAACAGCACCAACGTATCAGGCGCTCCCGACATGCCCCGCTGGTGCACCAAAGCGTTATCAGCCACTGGAAAGACCGCGACGGCGCGAATCGCTTTTTGCCACACCGGTGACCCGTCTTTAAGGGCAAGCGCGAAAAGGTGATTCCCGGTGCCGACCACCACCACTGAGTTGGCAAAAACCGCCATGCTCCACGGTTCCACGCTCCCTCGACCCAGCTCGGCCTGCCACTGGACACGGCCGGTTTGTGGATCCAGGGCAACCAGCGAGCACGCGCCGCCCCCTGGGGCCTCCCGCATCACCGGGCAGAGGAGTTGGTGTTCCACCAGCACACACGGAGAAGCCCAGCTGCCGTCGGGGATTTTCCACTCCCAGACCACGGAGCTGCTAGGGAGCTCGGCAGACGAGGGGATCGTAAGTGGCTGAGACCCGGGCGAAGCAGGCTCAAGCTCCGCGACGC is part of the Thermoanaerobaculum aquaticum genome and harbors:
- a CDS encoding HEAT repeat domain-containing protein, with the protein product MEASQISALRALGPKFLLFLMLFSIGSANVPAWIVTAVPASFSHVAPANLPRVWEWEVANEDGLPGFIWSCSLGAGQLVCSVGTPDSEGRTFTSELVVLDPASGAVRRLTALHQGNDPPPEIALFGESLVLVRIGEWLSGLRLADGVQLWEKPVHEAQIVAVPGGIILEQMGQLKLLDPYSGAERCQQRLSGLENEVFPFDGDILVVNRFPGIITRLKAEDLSVVWRKGVEHLRSAAPVASEFWLSVQKPMEEGTRWYRVQPDGELRPIAQLQGWEASLVWAREDYQLWKKKEENLLCRWQPQTQSWAWCRELPPADWIVAYDPTARQVALVVGDEENDTFLIFNSNGDVTFRGSGVPAAEALYAFQGKWIWRQSHRLCLTGIPTVVATAIPDPAAQATRLLEQAAQIPPFSPLAVPRVRKLIKALSALGPEAQPALKSWISNSRTWTFLGAKKQAFPHIQARRVSSSDAVSFVAAASVLVRWGDQDAASKLLHWLQDGFAGEAHTDQALLDLTTAAVQSIGCDASSVGPLVQLVETENIPCEIRFSAFAALAQFGSPEALQALQRFLHRPTRTADSRWPQAQPADPWFLENGTEWRYKWNSREFVLYEDRYGDLAPGLWLAVVEQNRIISSWFTGIPSFQEASQVAFVPSPGGFRIVLRRKAYGGEAAAETPENVIASVSWEEIQRDQDGDGLTDLLETQLGLAKNRVDTDQDGIEDALDWCPNCGQPPAGPEDEAAKALLYQVACVFDTSTDSLTPQRVTWVRPLEFAHPWRPVFVLVKGAQELEQLRAGPVDIDHMDAIWIYPINPEKPPRGWPAELLPQPGQVALELGSGFLRVAALLEQKSDGAWYVVRFSATGRC
- a CDS encoding outer membrane protein assembly factor BamB family protein codes for the protein MVWEWKIPDGSWASPCVLVEHQLLCPVMREAPGGGACSLVALDPQTGRVQWQAELGRGSVEPWSMAVFANSVVVVGTGNHLFALALKDGSPVWQKAIRAVAVFPVADNALVHQRGMSGAPDTLVLLDPFSGAVRSSRSFENFVDTLRPWDGDMVVVSFGFEEALPPVLPFVVRLKAEDLRTLWRLELPELKNSVVLTPDLWVYLEKQNHTGWYRLQSDGNLEPLAALAHWNGSLLWAQGEYQLWGSEEGSRLCRWRSETATWAWCRDLPRGKWLAQQLDGKQVALAGSTTEEDQLLVLNDAGDVVAKASGIPDAKAFFHFQGHWLWQQEHRILLTGAALKASSPPHDVKTQAAQLLEQAAQIPHFSPLAVPRVGPLVKALLALGPDIKPVVQAKLSTSGPVGFVAAATALMAWGDPHPADLLIHWFEEPRNTDDGSSWAGDLVVGALRSAGSDCKQIEPLSRLLSAEGVPWMVRVEAFASLAQCGSLPALERLQRWLQQQEPTRGSSWFQPNTLSPKVPSSQEAWRILWNSREFIVFPAWYLGPTRGLWIAEVGSKQHSKPWYTGLSDFNPATDTLDFEIAPEGFRIILKHNTTGSASTPQANVDKTLSISWAEIRQDRDDDGLTDLVEIRLGLSPDQADTDRDGIPDGLDWCPTCGQPPRAAEDFAAEALLYQFFAMFEPKGIWPPVTVAWTKPLEFSHPRRAVLVIPNDQQQTRRPGADGESIESVAGVRLRLVTASQKPRGWPDDLTPNPGEVAIELQVGDGLGVAAIMGKAADGRWYIVRWRRLWWDNC